From Falco cherrug isolate bFalChe1 chromosome 4, bFalChe1.pri, whole genome shotgun sequence, one genomic window encodes:
- the MIOS gene encoding GATOR complex protein MIOS isoform X2, with protein sequence MSGSKPDILWAPHHVDRFVVCDSELSLYHIDSAVSSELKAGSLRLSEETTATLLSINSDTPYMKCVAWYPKYDPECLLAVGQANGRVVLTSLGQDHNSKSKDLIGKEFVPKHARQCNTLAWNPLDSNWLAAGLDKHRADFSVLIWDISSKYAPETAVATEKVRLSAGDPEAGLVVTKPLYELGQNDACLSLCWLPRDQKLLLAGMHRNLAIFDLRNTSQKIFVNTKAVQGVTVDPYFHDRVASFYEGQVAIWDLRKFEKPVLTLTEQPKPLTKVAWCPTRTGLLATLTRDSNIIRLYDMQHTPTPIGDETEPTIIERSVQPCENYIASFAWHPTSQNRMVVVTPNRTMSDFTVFERISLAWSPVTSLMWACGRHLYECTEEGKASSLEKDIATKMRLRALSRYGLDTEQVWRNHLLAGNEDPQLKSLWYTLHFMKQYTEDMDQKLTGNKGPLVYAGIKTIVKSSLGTTENLRHSRSGADRQADIIQYLSEERSLALQLCGWIKKGTDLDVEPFLNSLEQEGDWERAAAVALFNLDIRRAIQILNKGASSGKGDLNLNVVAMALSGYTDEKNSLWREMCSTLRLQLNNPYLCAMFAFLTSESGSYDGVLYENNVAVRDRVAFACKFLNDAQLNRFIEKLTNEMKDAGNLEGILLTGLTKDGVDLMESYVDRTGDVQTASYCMLQGSPSDVLKDERVQYWIENYRNLLDAWRFWHKRAEFDIHRSKLDPSSKPLAQENFFSTPVLKTKIRDVSSR encoded by the exons ATGAGTGGCTCCAAACCTGATATTTTGTGGGCCCCGCACCATGTTGACAGATTTGTTGTATGTGATTCGGAATTGAGCCTTTATCACATTGACTCTGCTGTAAGTTCAGAACTCAAGGCAGGATCCTTGCGGTTGTCGGAAGAAACTACAGCTACGCTATTGTCAATAAATTCAGATACACCATATATGAAATGTGTGGCTTGGTATCCAAAGTACGATCCTGAATGTCTCCTTGCTGTTGGACAGGCCAATGGTCGAGTGGTACTTACTAGCCTTGGTCAAGATCACAACTCAAAATCTAAAGATTTGATAGGTAAAGAGTTTGTTCCCAAACATGCACGGCAATGCAATACTCTTGCGTGGAACCCACTAGATAGTAATTGGCTTGCTGCAGGGTTAGATAAACATCGGGCTGACTTTTCAGTATTGATCTGGGATATCAGCAGCAAATATGCCCCAGAAACTGCAGTTGCTACAGAGAAAGTAAGACTTTCAGCAGGAGATCCGGAAGCAGGACTGGTAGTAACAAAGCCACTCTATGAATTGGGACAGAACGATGcttgtctctctctctgttgGCTTCCACGGGATCAGAAGCTGCTTTTGGCTGGAATGCATCGAAATCTGGCTATCTTTGATCTGAGGAACACAAgccaaaaaatatttgtaaacacCAAGGCTGTCCAAGGAGTGACTGTCGATCCCTATTTCCATGATCGTGTAGCTTCCTTCTATGAAGGTCAGGTGGCCATATGGGATttaagaaaatttgaaaagccTGTTTTGACCTTGACGGAGCAACCAAAACCCTTAACAAAAGTTGCGTGGTGTCCAACAAGAACTGGATTATTAGCTACTTTAACAAGGGATAGTAATATTATTAGACTGTATGACATGCAGCATACTCCCACTCCTATTGGAGATGAAACTGAGCCAACGATAATTGAAAGAAGTGTCCAACCTTGTGAAAACTACATTGCTTCATTTGCCTGGCATCCAACAAGTCAAAATCGAATGGTAGTAGTGACTCCCAACAGGACTATGTCTGACTTCACAGTTTTTGAAAGGATTTCTCTCGCATGGAGTCCAGTAACATCCTTAATGTGGGCTTGTGGACGACATTTATATGAGTGtacagaagaaggaaaggctAGTTCCTTGGAAAAAGACATAGCAACCAAAATGCGGCTCAGAGCTTTGTCAAGGTATGGTCTTGATACTGAACAAGTTTGGAGAAATCACCTCCTGGCTGGAAATGAAGATCCTCAGCTGAAATCACTTTGGTACACTCTGCATT TTATGAAACAGTATACTGAAGATATGGATCAAAAACTTACAGGAAACAAAGGTCCCTTAGTTTATGCTGGCATTAAAACAATCGTGAAGTCATCTTTGG GAACAACAGAGAACCTCAGGCACAGCAGGAGTGGAGCTGATAGACAGGCAGATATTATTCAGTATCTGAGTGAGGAGAGATCCTTGGCTTTGCAGCTCTGTGGGTGGATAAAGAAGGGAACAGACTTAGATGTGGAACCTTTCTTAAATTCATTGGAACAGGAAGGAGACTGGGAGcgagctgctgctgttgcactTTTCAACTTGGACATACGGCGAGCAATACAAATCCTAAATAAAGGGGCTTCCTCGGGAAAAG GTGATCTGAACCTTAATGTAGTGGCAATGGCTCTATCAGGCTACACGGACGAGAAGAACTCACTTTGGAGAGAAATGTGCAGTACTCTAAGACTGCAATTGAACAATCCCTACTTGTGTGCTATGTTTGCTTTCCTGACAAGCGAGTCTGGTTCATATGATGGTGTTTTG tatgaaaataatgtagCTGTACGAGACAGAGTGGCATTTGCTTGCAAGTTCCTCAATGATGCTCAG TTGAACAGGTTTATTGAAAAGCTGACTAATGAAATGAAAGATGCTGGGAATTTGGAGGGAATACTGTTAACAGGGCTGACAAAAGATGGAGTTGACTTGATGGAAAGTTACGTTGACAGAACTGGAGATGTCCAGACAGCAAGCTATTGCATGTTACAG GGTTCTCCATCAGATGTACTTAAGGATGAGAGGGTTCAGTACTGGATTGAGAACTACAGGAATCTCCTAGATGCTTGGAGATTTTGGCACAAACGTGCAGAATTTGATATCCATAGGAGTAAGCTGGATCCCAGTTCAAAACCTTTAGCCCAG